AAATAAGTATGTCTGATGCAGTAGCGGTGATGACCGGGGCCAAAAGTCCAGCCGAACTTCCCCCCGAGGTCTTGGCTGAATGAAATGTTCCTAGGCATAGACCTCGGCACCAGCTCCTGTAAAGCCCTGCTGCTTTCTCCTGAGGGGGAGGTCCTGGCCGAGGCCCAGGAGGGCTACGCCGTGCAGGCCCCCCAGCCCGGCTGGGCCGAGTCCGACCCCGAGGACTGGTGGCAGGCGGTGGGCCGGGCTGTGCGAAGGGTGGTAGAGAGGCATGCCGGTGAGGTACAGGCCCTTGGCCTTTCGGGCCAGATGCACGGGGTGGTGCTGGCCGACGCAGAGGGCCGCCCTTTGCGCCCGGCCATCCTTTGGGCCGACACCCGGGCCACGCAGGAACTAGAGGCCCTGGAAGCCCTACCCGCAGCGCAGCAGCACAGGCTGGCCAACCCGCTGGCGGTGGGGATGGCTGCACCAAGTCTTTTATGGGTGAAGAAGCACGAGCCCAGCGTCTACCAAAAAGCCCGCTGGGCTCTGCAGCCCAAGGACTGGCTGCGCTTCAGGCTTACCCAGAAGGCCGCGAGCGAACCCTCAGACGCCTCCGGCACCCTCCTGTACGACCTGGCTGGGGACACCTGGGACCTGGAGGTGGTGGAGGACCTGGGGTTGCGGCCCGAACTGCTTCCTCCCCTGATGCCCTCCGGGGCCGTCGCCGGCCATCTAACCCCCCCAAGCGCCGAGCAGCTGGGGCTGCCTGCAGGGCTGCCGGTGGCTGCCGGGGCCGCGGATACCGCCGCCGCCCTGCTGGGCAGCGGCCTGAGGCCCGGGGAGGCCCAGCTCACGGTGGGCTCGGGGGCCCAGCTCGCAGTACTGCTGGATGAACCCCGGGTGGACCCAACCCTGCGCACTCACCTTTACCG
The DNA window shown above is from Meiothermus sp. QL-1 and carries:
- the xylB gene encoding xylulokinase, translated to MFLGIDLGTSSCKALLLSPEGEVLAEAQEGYAVQAPQPGWAESDPEDWWQAVGRAVRRVVERHAGEVQALGLSGQMHGVVLADAEGRPLRPAILWADTRATQELEALEALPAAQQHRLANPLAVGMAAPSLLWVKKHEPSVYQKARWALQPKDWLRFRLTQKAASEPSDASGTLLYDLAGDTWDLEVVEDLGLRPELLPPLMPSGAVAGHLTPPSAEQLGLPAGLPVAAGAADTAAALLGSGLRPGEAQLTVGSGAQLAVLLDEPRVDPTLRTHLYRAALPRQWYAMAALQNAGLALEWVRETLGLSWAEFYQEAQSVPPGSEGLVFLPYLTGERTPHLDPRARGVWAGLGRHHRRGHLARAALEGVAFGLRAGLEALGQTLPPNTPLRLAGGGSLHPFWRQMIADVLGRPLLLSPVSSASARGAARLAALALGQPLPPSPSPTQGVYPSPCDYEEGYARFQGLYARLKGWFA